Proteins from a genomic interval of Sugiyamaella lignohabitans strain CBS 10342 chromosome C, complete sequence:
- the RAS2 gene encoding Ras family GTPase RAS2 (GTP-binding protein; regulates nitrogen starvation response, sporulation, and filamentous growth; farnesylation and palmitoylation required for activity and localization to plasma membrane; homolog of mammalian Ras proto-oncogenes; RAS2 has a paralog, RAS1, that arose from the whole genome duplication; GO_component: GO:0005789 - endoplasmic reticulum membrane [Evidence IDA] [PMID 22575457]; GO_component: GO:0016020 - membrane [Evidence IEA,IEA]; GO_component: GO:0005739 - mitochondrion [Evidence IDA] [PMID 22575457]; GO_component: GO:0005634 - nucleus [Evidence IDA] [PMID 23127800]; GO_component: GO:0005886 - plasma membrane [Evidence IEA,IEA]; GO_component: GO:0005886 - plasma membrane [Evidence IDA] [PMID 11914276]; GO_component: GO:0005886 - plasma membrane [Evidence IDA] [PMID 16622836]; GO_component: GO:0005886 - plasma membrane [Evidence IDA] [PMID 20162532]; GO_component: GO:0005886 - plasma membrane [Evidence IDA] [PMID 23127800]; GO_function: GO:0005525 - GTP binding [Evidence IEA,IEA]; GO_function: GO:0005525 - GTP binding [Evidence IDA] [PMID 6438624]; GO_function: GO:0003924 - GTPase activity [Evidence IDA] [PMID 8106517]; GO_function: GO:0000166 - nucleotide binding [Evidence IEA]; GO_process: GO:0006184 - GTP catabolic process [Evidence IEA]; GO_process: GO:0007190 - activation of adenylate cyclase activity [Evidence IDA] [PMID 8106517]; GO_process: GO:0030437 - ascospore formation [Evidence IMP] [PMID 2558958]; GO_process: GO:0045762 - positive regulation of adenylate cyclase activity [Evidence IGI] [PMID 2981630]; GO_process: GO:0045762 - positive regulation of adenylate cyclase activity [Evidence IGI] [PMID 3891097]; GO_process: GO:0000411 - positive regulation of transcription by galactose [Evidence IMP] [PMID 16292676]; GO_process: GO:0097271 - protein localization to bud neck [Evidence IGI] [PMID 12782684]; GO_process: GO:0007124 - pseudohyphal growth [Evidence IMP] [PMID 1547504]; GO_process: GO:0032880 - regulation of protein localization [Evidence IMP] [PMID 15917658]; GO_process: GO:0001302 - replicative cell aging [Evidence IMP] [PMID 12839995]; GO_process: GO:0001302 - replicative cell aging [Evidence IMP] [PMID 8034612]; GO_process: GO:0007165 - signal transduction [Evidence IEA]; GO_process: GO:0007264 - small GTPase mediated signal transduction [Evidence IEA]): protein MSRRESNPLYKLIVLGDGGVGKTALTIQLCLNHFVETYDPTIEDSYRKQVMIDDQPATLEVLDTAGQEEYTALRDQWIRDGEGFILVYSITSRSSFSRIKNYYSQIERVKDEDPFAIVLVGNKSDRKGERQVSEQDGEQLARELGDNVAFFESSAKLNINIEKAFFECARKCRVIRHPETNPQGGPNSNNNLADVHSGYVDQGLGHGGNALGNQSSQNAGQNQKAPANQAHNRPSHNAGTSSQSHGRSDTRKAQKKKSKCIVM, encoded by the coding sequence ATGTCACGTCGCGAATCAAATCCTCTCTACAAACTAATTGTTTTAGGCGATGGTGGTGTCGGTAAAACGGCACTCACCATTCAGCTATGTCTAAACCACTTCGTAGAGACCTACGACCCTACTATTGAAGACTCTTATAGAAAACAAGTCATGATCGACGATCAGCCTGCTACTCTGGAAGTTTTGGATACTGCTGGACAAGAAGAATATACTGCGCTACGTGACCAGTGGATCAGAGACGGTGAGGGCTTTATTCTGGTATATTCAATTACATCGCGGTCATCTTTTTCACGAATcaaaaattattattcGCAGATTGAACGTGTTAAAGATGAGGATCCATTTGCCATTGTTCTAGTAGGAAACAAATCGGATCGGAAAGGAGAACGACAAGTATCAGAACAAGATGGCGAGCAACTTGCTAGAGAACTTGGTGATAATGTAGCATTTTTCGAGTCGTCGGCAAAACTTAATATCAATATTGAAAAGGCGTTTTTCGAGTGTGCTAGGAAATGCAGAGTCATTCGACATCCTGAAACCAATCCTCAAGGAGGCCCCAACAGTAACAATAACCTGGCTGATGTACATAGCGGCTATGTAGACCAGGGATTGGGTCATGGTGGTAATGCTCTTGGCAACCAATCAAGTCAGAATGCTGGTCAGAACCAAAAGGCCCCTGCTAATCAAGCTCATAATAGACCGTCACATAACGCAGGCACCTCATCACAGAGTCACGGCCGATCCGATACTAGGAAGGcccagaagaagaagtcaaAATGTATTGTAATGTGA